In one window of Frigoriglobus tundricola DNA:
- a CDS encoding MarR family winged helix-turn-helix transcriptional regulator: protein MAQGHDIAIALRGAYLALHRRSESAFAAHGVTADQFVLLATLSRGGHALTQRELARRMSSDPSTVRAMLVLLEQRGLVGRDAHPTDARARAVALTARGERAFRQLWTASEPVREQVLGALQPDEAETFVRLLARVAHRLNPESVPVGGPTPSHSPEE from the coding sequence ATGGCCCAAGGACACGACATCGCGATCGCCCTCCGCGGCGCGTACCTGGCGCTCCACCGCCGGTCGGAGTCGGCGTTCGCGGCGCACGGCGTCACCGCCGATCAGTTCGTCCTCCTCGCGACCCTCTCGCGCGGCGGGCACGCGCTCACCCAGCGGGAACTCGCGCGCCGCATGTCGTCCGACCCGAGCACCGTGCGCGCGATGCTCGTCCTGCTCGAACAGCGCGGGCTGGTCGGGCGGGACGCGCACCCGACCGACGCTCGCGCGCGGGCGGTCGCGCTCACCGCACGGGGGGAGCGGGCGTTCCGGCAGCTCTGGACGGCGAGCGAACCGGTTCGCGAACAGGTGCTCGGCGCGCTTCAACCCGACGAGGCCGAAACGTTCGTCCGGCTCCTGGCGCGCGTCGCCCACAGGCTGAACCCCGAGTCGGTCCCCGTCGGCGGGCCGACCCCCTCTCACTCTCCGGAGGAATGA
- a CDS encoding alpha/beta hydrolase: MSKPFALTLIVALISSVLLAAPVRKYDDKGAPPFKVLKEGENPPLDAYDNFVIGPKYVPAPERKKVEGVPEGKVEQFVIDSKETKLFNPGIARKEFGKVDPKNPKTLIVETHPIDYKRKISVYIPAPYKPGEDAPFLVIHDGPGGKPGADLLHVFDNLIAQKRIPPIIVIWVANGGGDAQGHERGKEYDNMNGDYAEYIETEVLPRVEKNYKVKLTKDPDGRAAMGNSSGGSAALIMAWFRTDLYHRVLTTSGTFVNQAWPFDEKYPDGAWGFHETLIPKEPKKPLRIFLSVGDADLLNPNVMRDDMHDWVEANHRMAKVLKAKGYEYQYLFCRGQGHSVGNAQAQFLPHALEWVWKGYGEKKGK; this comes from the coding sequence ATGTCCAAGCCGTTCGCACTCACCTTGATTGTAGCGCTCATAAGTTCCGTTTTGCTGGCAGCCCCGGTGCGCAAGTACGACGACAAGGGCGCCCCACCCTTCAAGGTGCTGAAAGAGGGCGAGAACCCCCCGCTCGATGCCTATGACAACTTCGTCATCGGGCCCAAGTACGTGCCCGCGCCGGAACGCAAAAAGGTCGAAGGCGTTCCCGAGGGGAAGGTGGAGCAGTTCGTGATCGACTCGAAGGAGACCAAGCTCTTCAACCCCGGCATCGCCCGCAAGGAGTTCGGAAAGGTCGATCCGAAAAACCCGAAGACGCTGATCGTCGAGACGCACCCCATCGACTACAAGCGCAAGATCAGCGTGTACATTCCCGCGCCGTACAAACCGGGCGAGGACGCGCCGTTCCTGGTCATTCACGACGGCCCCGGCGGGAAGCCCGGCGCCGACTTGCTGCACGTGTTCGACAACCTGATCGCCCAGAAGCGGATCCCGCCGATCATCGTCATCTGGGTGGCCAACGGCGGCGGCGACGCCCAGGGGCACGAGCGCGGCAAGGAGTACGACAACATGAACGGTGACTACGCCGAGTACATCGAAACGGAAGTGCTGCCGCGCGTGGAGAAGAACTACAAGGTGAAGCTGACGAAAGACCCCGACGGCCGTGCGGCGATGGGCAACAGTTCCGGCGGCTCGGCGGCGCTGATCATGGCCTGGTTCCGCACCGACCTGTACCACCGCGTGCTGACGACCTCGGGCACGTTCGTGAACCAAGCGTGGCCGTTCGACGAGAAGTACCCCGACGGGGCCTGGGGCTTCCACGAGACCCTCATTCCCAAAGAGCCCAAGAAGCCGCTCCGCATTTTCCTGTCCGTGGGCGACGCGGACCTGCTCAATCCGAACGTGATGCGCGACGACATGCACGACTGGGTGGAGGCCAATCACCGCATGGCCAAGGTGCTGAAGGCGAAGGGGTACGAATACCAGTACCTCTTCTGTCGCGGACAGGGGCACAGCGTCGGCAACGCCCAGGCGC
- a CDS encoding alpha/beta hydrolase, translating into MSPRIVALVAYAVLACATAAVSAPTGDGKKDDPADKFPAPPKDFDKKRDNIDRGKVELVEYESTTVGTTRKARVYTPPGYSRDQKYPVLYLLHGIGGDENEWARGGAPDVILDNLYAEKKATPMIVVMPNGRASKDVTAKSGFGQQGPAFAAFEQDLLTDLIPFIEKTYSVKADRGSRAIAGLSMGGGQSLNFGLGNLDTFAWVGGFSSAPNTKRPADLIRDPEEAKKKLELLYVACGDKDGLLRVSEGVHKMLDEKKVPHFYNVIPGGAHDFKVWKSDLYHFTQLVFRGAGQDRSAPEKQPAKKDDSLLEKPAPDKADEGRPAATNIGNAAYPRVHADSRATFQLKAPDAKKVQVFTNYGLGSGGPWDMTRGGDGVWTLTSPPIVPGFHYYALVVDGVRVNDPGSDTFFGTGRPTSGIEVPEKGVDFYHAKDVPHGEVRSRWYASKVTGQTRHIMVYTPPDYDADRETRYPVLYLQHGGGEDETGWVKQGHMNFILDNLIADKKAVPMIVVMEKGYATRAAGAPQPVGPGKGDPGVFEDVVLKDLVPMIDATYRTKPERESRAIAGLSMGAGQSLRIGLTHLDTFSAVGAFSGVGKVDLKTSFGGVFADAAAFDKKVSVLYLHSGDVGLDEGIHKNAEALYESLQKSGIKNVTFSDKKGLGHEWQTWRYAFHDFAPRLFQPVKK; encoded by the coding sequence ATGAGCCCACGCATCGTGGCCCTGGTCGCGTATGCCGTTCTGGCGTGCGCGACCGCGGCGGTTTCGGCCCCGACCGGCGACGGCAAGAAGGACGACCCGGCGGACAAGTTCCCCGCGCCGCCGAAGGATTTCGACAAGAAGCGGGACAACATCGACCGCGGGAAGGTGGAACTGGTCGAGTACGAGTCGACGACCGTCGGCACCACGCGCAAGGCCCGTGTGTACACGCCGCCGGGGTACTCGAGGGATCAGAAGTACCCGGTGCTGTACCTGCTGCACGGCATCGGCGGGGACGAGAACGAGTGGGCGCGCGGCGGCGCCCCCGACGTGATCCTCGACAACCTGTACGCCGAAAAGAAGGCGACACCGATGATCGTCGTCATGCCCAACGGCCGCGCGTCGAAGGACGTCACGGCGAAGTCCGGGTTCGGCCAGCAGGGGCCGGCGTTCGCCGCGTTCGAGCAGGACCTGCTCACGGACCTCATCCCGTTCATCGAGAAGACCTATTCGGTTAAGGCGGATCGTGGGTCCCGGGCGATCGCCGGGTTGTCGATGGGCGGCGGGCAGTCACTGAACTTCGGGCTGGGCAACCTCGACACGTTCGCGTGGGTCGGCGGGTTTTCGTCGGCGCCGAACACCAAGCGGCCCGCCGACCTCATCCGCGATCCCGAGGAGGCCAAGAAGAAGCTGGAACTGCTGTACGTGGCGTGCGGCGACAAGGACGGGCTGCTGCGGGTCAGCGAGGGCGTCCACAAGATGCTCGACGAGAAGAAGGTCCCGCACTTCTACAACGTGATCCCCGGCGGCGCGCACGACTTCAAGGTCTGGAAGAGCGACCTGTACCACTTCACTCAGCTCGTGTTCCGCGGGGCGGGACAAGACAGGAGTGCCCCCGAGAAGCAACCCGCGAAGAAGGACGATTCGCTGCTCGAGAAACCGGCGCCGGACAAGGCGGATGAGGGCCGGCCCGCCGCCACCAACATCGGGAACGCGGCGTACCCGCGCGTTCACGCCGACTCGCGGGCCACGTTCCAGTTGAAGGCCCCGGACGCCAAGAAGGTCCAGGTGTTCACCAACTACGGGCTGGGTTCGGGCGGCCCGTGGGACATGACCCGCGGCGGCGACGGCGTGTGGACGCTCACGTCTCCGCCGATCGTGCCGGGGTTCCACTACTACGCGCTGGTCGTCGATGGCGTGCGGGTCAACGACCCCGGCAGCGACACGTTCTTCGGCACCGGCCGGCCGACGAGCGGGATCGAGGTCCCCGAGAAGGGCGTGGACTTCTACCACGCCAAGGACGTGCCGCACGGCGAGGTCCGGTCGCGCTGGTACGCGTCCAAGGTGACGGGCCAGACCCGACACATCATGGTGTACACGCCGCCGGACTACGACGCCGACCGCGAGACGCGCTACCCGGTCCTGTACCTGCAACACGGGGGCGGCGAGGACGAAACCGGGTGGGTGAAGCAGGGGCACATGAACTTCATCCTGGACAACCTGATCGCGGACAAAAAGGCGGTGCCGATGATCGTGGTCATGGAGAAGGGCTACGCGACCCGCGCCGCCGGCGCGCCCCAACCGGTGGGTCCCGGGAAGGGCGACCCCGGAGTCTTCGAGGACGTGGTGCTGAAAGACCTGGTCCCGATGATCGACGCGACCTATCGCACCAAGCCGGAACGCGAGTCGCGGGCCATCGCCGGCTTGTCGATGGGCGCGGGGCAGTCGCTGCGGATCGGTTTGACCCACCTGGACACGTTCTCGGCGGTCGGCGCGTTCAGCGGAGTCGGCAAGGTGGACCTCAAAACGTCCTTCGGCGGGGTGTTCGCCGACGCCGCGGCGTTCGACAAAAAGGTGAGCGTGCTGTACCTGCACTCGGGCGACGTCGGCCTCGACGAGGGCATCCACAAGAACGCCGAAGCCCTGTACGAGTCGCTCCAGAAATCCGGCATCAAGAACGTGACGTTTAGTGACAAGAAGGGCCTGGGTCACGAGTGGCAGACGTGGCGGTACGCCTTCCACGACTTCGCCCCGCGGCTGTTCCAGCCGGTGAAGAAATAG